The Sesamum indicum cultivar Zhongzhi No. 13 linkage group LG2, S_indicum_v1.0, whole genome shotgun sequence genome contains a region encoding:
- the LOC105155995 gene encoding LOW QUALITY PROTEIN: heat shock factor protein HSF8 (The sequence of the model RefSeq protein was modified relative to this genomic sequence to represent the inferred CDS: inserted 2 bases in 1 codon), with translation MEAASTSSSVTKGGGDGGGGAPPRRXAPPPAPMPAANAPPPFLVKTYDMVDDPSTDKIVSWSPTNNSFVVWDSAEFARDLLPKYFKHNNFSSFVRQLNTYGFRKVDPDRWEFANEGFLRGQKHLLKSISRRKPAHGQPQHQQQPNGQSSAVGACVEVGKFGLEEEVERLKRDKNVLMQELVRLRQQQQSTDGQLQAMVQRLQGMEQRQQQMMSFLAKAVNSPGFLAQFMQQPSDGSRRISEANKKRRLKQDGVSDDDSVTPSDGQIVKYQPLMNEAAKAMLRQIMKLDSSPRLENFENASDNFLIGDGSSSSNALDHGNSSNRVSGVTLQEVTPTSAPSFVPSGSAITGCTSAAICDIQSPSIGAAPAESVSNQFPGGSPLLGAQAVPPITLPPTDAIIPELSQMVPESNVDIIGSETETGIFMDPSSLAGDKIPLEIGGFSPDPQMEWDSTLLDEIPELPGVGDPFWEKFLQSPPPVEAEMDSTVTDDLPEGNETKATLENGWDKSQHMAKLTEQMELLSSDAKKV, from the exons ATGGAAGCGGCGTCTACTTCTTCTAGTGTTACCAAGGGCGGAGGCGACGGGGGAGGCGGCGCGCCGCCGAGGCG CGCGCCGCCGCCCGCGCCAATGCCGGCGGCGAATGCTCCGCCGCCTTTCCTGGTGAAGACGTACGACATGGTGGACGACCCCAGCACGGACAAGATAGTATCTTGGAGCCCCACCAATAATAGCTTCGTCGTGTGGGACTCTGCGGAGTTCGCCAGAGACTTACTGCCTAAGTACTTCAAGCACAATAATTTCTCCAGCTTTGTTCGCCAACTTAATACTTAT GGCTTTAGAAAGGTTGATCCAGACCGCTGGGAGTTTGCAAATGAGGGATTCTTAAGAGGACAAAAACATCTGCTTAAAAGTATCAGTCGTCGGAAACCTGCACATGGACAACCTCAGCACCAGCAGCAACCAAATGGACAGAGTTCTGCAGTTGGAGCATGTGTGGAGGTTGGGAAATTTGGGCTCGAAGAGGAAGTTGAGAGGCTTAAAAGGGATAAGAATGTGCTGATGCAGGAGCTTGTCAGGTTAAGGCAGCAGCAACAATCCACTGATGGTCAGTTACAAGCAATGGTTCAACGTCTTCAGGGTATGGAACAGCGTCAACAGCAGATGATGTCCTTCCTGGCAAAGGCTGTCAATAGCCCTGGGTTTCTTGCACAATTTATGCAACAGCCAAGTGATGGCAGCAGACGCATATCTGAAGCCAACAAAAAGCGGAGACTTAAGCAAGATGGTGTTTCTGATGATGATTCTGTCACCCCCTCTGACGGTCAGATTGTCAAATACCAACCTCTAATGAATGAGGCAGCAAAAGCAATGCTCAGGCAGATAATGAAATTAGACTCTTCTCCTAGGCTAGAGAACTTTGAGAATGCATCTGATAATTTCTTGATTGGTGATGGTTCATCATCATCGAATGCCCTGGACCATGGCAATTCCTCGAACCGTGTGTCAGGAGTGACTCTTCAAGAGGTAACACCAACATCTGCCCCTTCATTCGTCCCATCAGGTTCAGCTATTACAGGTTGCACTTCTGCAGCTATTTGTGACATCCAATCACCATCCATTGGAGCAGCACCTGCTGAAAGCGTGTCTAATCAGTTTCCAGGTGGCAGCCCTCTGCTCGGAGCTCAAGCAGTACCTCCCATTACCCTTCCACCTACAGATGCTATAATACCCGAGCTCTCTCAAATGGTGCCTGAAAGCAACGTTGATATCATCGGATCCGAAACAGAGACTGGCATTTTCATGGATCCTTCGTCATTGGCAGGGGACAAAATCCCACTTGAAATAGGTGGATTTTCTCCCGACCCACAGATGGAATGGGACAGCACCTTGCTGGATGAGATACCAGAACTTCCTGGAGTTGGTGACCCCTTCTGGGAGAAGTTCCTTCAAAGCCCACCTCCAGTTGAGGCTGAGATGGACTCAACTGTAACAGATGATCTTCCTGAGGGAAATGAAACGAAGGCAACGCTGGAGAATGGGTGGGATAAGTCTCAGCACATGGCAAAGCTAACAGAGCAGATGGAGCTTCTTTCATCAGACGCCAAGAAAGTTTGA
- the LOC105155999 gene encoding syntaxin-22: MSFQDLESGRGNGSRRGYLNGKQDPTQAVASGIFQINTAVSSFQRLVNTLGTPKDTPELREKLHKTRLHIGQLVKDTSAKLKQASETDHQVEVSASKKITDAKLAKDFQAVLKEFQKAQRLAAERETAYTPFVPQAVLPSSYSAGDADISADKNPEQRALLVESRRQEVLLLDNEIAFNEAIIEEREQGIKEIQQQIGEVNEIFKDLAVLVHEQGTMIDDIGSNIEGAHAATSQGKSQLVKAAKTQRSNSSLTCLLLVIFGIVLLIVIIVLAA; this comes from the exons ATGAGTTTTCAGGATCTAGAATCCGGCCGTGGGAATGGATCGAGAAGAGGGTACTTGAATGGGAAGCAGGATCCGACGCAGGCCGTGGCCTCCGGAATATTCCAGATCAACACGGCCGTTTCGTCATTCCAGCGCCTTGTGAACACCCTCGGTACCCCAAAAGACACACCGGAGCTCCGCGAGAAGCT GCATAAAACTCGCCTACATATTGGACAGTTGGTGAAGGATACATCAGCTAAACTTAAGCAAGCTAGTGAAACAGATCATCAAGTTGAAGTCAGT GCAAGCAAGAAAATTACAGATGCCAAACTTGCGAAAGACTTTCAGGCAGTACTAAAGGAGTTTCAGAAGGCTCAGCGGCTTGCAGCTGAGAGGGAGACAGCTTATACTCCTTTTGTTCCCCAAGCAGTTCTTCCTTCTAG CTACTCAGCTGGTGATGCAGATATAAGTGCAGATAAGAATCCAGAACAGCGAGCTCTTCTTGTGGAATCCAGGAG GCAAGAGGTTCTGCTGTTAGACAATGAGATTGCTTTTAATGAGGCCATCATAGAGGAAAGAGAGCAAggaataaaagaaatacagCAACAGATTGGTGAAGTGAATGAGATTTTCAAAGACCTTGCGGTACTGGTTCACGAGCAAGGGACTATGATAG ATGACATTGGCTCCAACATTGAGGGTGCTCATGCAGCAACATCTCAAGGAAAATCCCAACTTGTCAAAGCTGCTAAGACACAGAGATCCAATTCATCTCTG ACTTGCTTGCTACTCGTGATTTTCGGCATTGTGCTTCTCATTGTGATTATAGTACTTGCCGCCTGA
- the LOC105155997 gene encoding uncharacterized protein LOC105155997 isoform X3, which produces MRGTLIVSAHGSDEQMEARLLLVRINSVLQFVLIFLTIIRSYVHASTTGQAGYVDKYITKTYFEKHDSLIDPEFDNFIANEIPLTLCKVLEDGNCVLPTLSNLHRSVIGEVFSDAAVFGDTNLELPSFRSNRSVVEIHMSIGSKMLSRHHDKFEINCEVPLHARYPPLGLGFSRVEFGQPDLFMCCSLEVNGFKRSCAYLPTNNISDYKASPLAWEIPCGIREHAGVVSAITYCFALVSALLIVVLSFCYTDNKGSSKPKSL; this is translated from the exons ATGCGTGGGACGTTGATCGTCAGTGCCCACGG GTCAGATGAGCAAATGGAAGCTCGATTGCTTCTAGTGCGAATAAATTCAGTGCTACAATTCGTACTCATATTTCTTACAATCATCAGATCTTACGTGCATGCTTCGACTACT GGGCAGGCAGGTTATGTGGACAAATACATTACGAAAACTTATTTTGAGAAACACGACAGTTTGATAGATCCAGAATTCGATAATTTTATAGCAAATGAAATCCCACTTACTTTGTGCAAAGTGCTTGAAGATGGAAATTGTGTATTGCCCACACTGTCAAATCTACACCGAAGTGTTATTGGTGAAG TATTCAGCGATGCAGCTGTGTTTGGTGATACAAATTTAGAACTACCTTCTTTTCGCTCAAATCGTTCGGTTGTTGAAATACATATGAGCATTGGTTCCAAAATGTTGTCAAGACACCACGATAAATTCGAGATCAACTGTGAGGTTCCATTGCATGCACGATATCCA CCTTTAGGACTTGGCTTCTCAAGGGTTGAGTTTGGGCAACCCGATTTATTTATGTGTTGCAGCCTTGAAGTAAATGGATTTAAGAGAAGCTGTGCTTACTTGCCTACCAACAATATTTCTGACTACAAAGCTAGTCCTCTTGCATGGGAAATACCCTGTGGGATCAGGGAACATGCAGGAGTCGTATCTGCTATTACTTACTGCTTCGCTCTTGTGTCCGCTCTGCTTATCGTGGTGTTATCTTTTTGTTATACAGATAACAAAGGCTCTAGCAAGCCGAAAAGTTTGTAA
- the LOC105155996 gene encoding uncharacterized protein LOC105155996: MSSGSLSAAGAPAASSSTVDDHHHLHHELALAAADVNVISIQDRKDQALLVLKSDLMAKLNKEVKSLDEDSWMFDGPRSRINLISGPGGLRHRRTEISTRDIVPKK; encoded by the exons ATGAGCAGCGGAAGCTTGTCGGCGGCGGGAGCGCCGGCGGCGTCATCGTCGACGGTGgatgatcatcatcatttGCATCATGAATTGGCGTTGGCGGCGGCGGACGTAAACGTCATCTCTATTCAAGATCGAAAGGATCAGGCTCTTCTTG TTCTCAAGTCAGATTTAATGGCCAAACTCAATAAAGAGGTTAAGTCCCTCGATGAGGATAGCTGGATGTTTGATGGACCACGATCTCGCATTAACCTGATCTCAGGACctg GTGGTCTTCGACACAGGCGTACAGAAATCTCAACTCGTGACATAGTCCCAAAAAAATGA
- the LOC105155997 gene encoding phosphatidylinositol-glycan biosynthesis class X protein isoform X1 — protein sequence MRGTLIVSAHGSDEQMEARLLLVRINSVLQFVLIFLTIIRSYVHASTTGQAGYVDKYITKTYFEKHDSLIDPEFDNFIANEIPLTLCKVLEDGNCVLPTLSNLHRSVIGEGSHRHLSSSIIFKFQPELKIKLVAHSCEVIMTERLPSGVFADPFELQHLVQRGVFSDAAVFGDTNLELPSFRSNRSVVEIHMSIGSKMLSRHHDKFEINCEVPLHARYPPLGLGFSRVEFGQPDLFMCCSLEVNGFKRSCAYLPTNNISDYKASPLAWEIPCGIREHAGVVSAITYCFALVSALLIVVLSFCYTDNKGSSKPKSL from the exons ATGCGTGGGACGTTGATCGTCAGTGCCCACGG GTCAGATGAGCAAATGGAAGCTCGATTGCTTCTAGTGCGAATAAATTCAGTGCTACAATTCGTACTCATATTTCTTACAATCATCAGATCTTACGTGCATGCTTCGACTACT GGGCAGGCAGGTTATGTGGACAAATACATTACGAAAACTTATTTTGAGAAACACGACAGTTTGATAGATCCAGAATTCGATAATTTTATAGCAAATGAAATCCCACTTACTTTGTGCAAAGTGCTTGAAGATGGAAATTGTGTATTGCCCACACTGTCAAATCTACACCGAAGTGTTATTGGTGAAGGTTCTCATCGTCACTTATCTTCTTCTATCATATTTAAGTTCCAGCCAGAACTGAAAATCAAGTTGGTTGCACATTCTTGTGAAGTCATAATGACTGAAAGACTGCCCTCAGGGGTGTTTGCTGATCCTTTTGAGCTCCAGCATCTTGTCCAGCGTGGTG TATTCAGCGATGCAGCTGTGTTTGGTGATACAAATTTAGAACTACCTTCTTTTCGCTCAAATCGTTCGGTTGTTGAAATACATATGAGCATTGGTTCCAAAATGTTGTCAAGACACCACGATAAATTCGAGATCAACTGTGAGGTTCCATTGCATGCACGATATCCA CCTTTAGGACTTGGCTTCTCAAGGGTTGAGTTTGGGCAACCCGATTTATTTATGTGTTGCAGCCTTGAAGTAAATGGATTTAAGAGAAGCTGTGCTTACTTGCCTACCAACAATATTTCTGACTACAAAGCTAGTCCTCTTGCATGGGAAATACCCTGTGGGATCAGGGAACATGCAGGAGTCGTATCTGCTATTACTTACTGCTTCGCTCTTGTGTCCGCTCTGCTTATCGTGGTGTTATCTTTTTGTTATACAGATAACAAAGGCTCTAGCAAGCCGAAAAGTTTGTAA
- the LOC105155997 gene encoding phosphatidylinositol-glycan biosynthesis class X protein isoform X2 produces MEARLLLVRINSVLQFVLIFLTIIRSYVHASTTGQAGYVDKYITKTYFEKHDSLIDPEFDNFIANEIPLTLCKVLEDGNCVLPTLSNLHRSVIGEGSHRHLSSSIIFKFQPELKIKLVAHSCEVIMTERLPSGVFADPFELQHLVQRGVFSDAAVFGDTNLELPSFRSNRSVVEIHMSIGSKMLSRHHDKFEINCEVPLHARYPPLGLGFSRVEFGQPDLFMCCSLEVNGFKRSCAYLPTNNISDYKASPLAWEIPCGIREHAGVVSAITYCFALVSALLIVVLSFCYTDNKGSSKPKSL; encoded by the exons ATGGAAGCTCGATTGCTTCTAGTGCGAATAAATTCAGTGCTACAATTCGTACTCATATTTCTTACAATCATCAGATCTTACGTGCATGCTTCGACTACT GGGCAGGCAGGTTATGTGGACAAATACATTACGAAAACTTATTTTGAGAAACACGACAGTTTGATAGATCCAGAATTCGATAATTTTATAGCAAATGAAATCCCACTTACTTTGTGCAAAGTGCTTGAAGATGGAAATTGTGTATTGCCCACACTGTCAAATCTACACCGAAGTGTTATTGGTGAAGGTTCTCATCGTCACTTATCTTCTTCTATCATATTTAAGTTCCAGCCAGAACTGAAAATCAAGTTGGTTGCACATTCTTGTGAAGTCATAATGACTGAAAGACTGCCCTCAGGGGTGTTTGCTGATCCTTTTGAGCTCCAGCATCTTGTCCAGCGTGGTG TATTCAGCGATGCAGCTGTGTTTGGTGATACAAATTTAGAACTACCTTCTTTTCGCTCAAATCGTTCGGTTGTTGAAATACATATGAGCATTGGTTCCAAAATGTTGTCAAGACACCACGATAAATTCGAGATCAACTGTGAGGTTCCATTGCATGCACGATATCCA CCTTTAGGACTTGGCTTCTCAAGGGTTGAGTTTGGGCAACCCGATTTATTTATGTGTTGCAGCCTTGAAGTAAATGGATTTAAGAGAAGCTGTGCTTACTTGCCTACCAACAATATTTCTGACTACAAAGCTAGTCCTCTTGCATGGGAAATACCCTGTGGGATCAGGGAACATGCAGGAGTCGTATCTGCTATTACTTACTGCTTCGCTCTTGTGTCCGCTCTGCTTATCGTGGTGTTATCTTTTTGTTATACAGATAACAAAGGCTCTAGCAAGCCGAAAAGTTTGTAA